TTAAAGCACACACAAAAGTGTCATgttaacagtaaaataaaactaacattttatttaataatagcTCTCACTGGGTCATGGGACATCGGTACCTTTCTGGCTGGGGGGTTTCGATTATAAAAGTGCTTCTTGTAGGAGTCCATCCAGACCTCAGCAGCCCGGACCGTGTTCTGGAGGAAGTTTGGCCGGGCGTAGGGAGCCTTCTTGGGGAAGACGTGTCCAACGTGGGAGCAGGGGTGGATCTCCAGCGCTCCGCCACACTGCCACACCTACAGTTAGCAGACAGGAGGAACAAGACTCTCTAAGTAATTCAGAGACTCAGCCTCAACCCATACTGTAGCAGCACTGTTCTGCAGAACCCCGCAATCTCAGTCTCAGTCTGCCACATCTCAACCTAAACATGTAACTTCTGCATTTCTGGAACAGTGTAAATACTCTGTAAAGTTTTATTTGTTATAAATTCTGTAAGTGTAACAGTCAACCAATGAGACTATCTAATCCACAAAAGCTGCAATTAGTGTACTTAGTTTTAACATGTATCCACTACTGTTTTTAGTTGTTATGTACTTGTGTACTCGGTGAAAGAAGATCGTTGTTTGCGGCAGGCATTCTTCCTACTTTGCCTGTTCCAGGAGAGAACAATTCTGTGTTTCAGATCGACCCACACCCCTTGAGCACAGGGATTATTTTTAGATTTGAACCAATACTTGTCGCATTGTTGGTTACTTTTAGAAACCCAGGCATGTTTTCCTTATCCCCGTTTCGCGTTCGTAAACTAACCCACACAccataaaaaatgaatggatggttAAGTCTCcaaaaaagtatttcatttcCTCATATATAAAACATTGCACTGTGGAATACATTATCTTTCGTTAATAAAACATCTgtgccacatttaaaaagggaaagaaaaaagggaaataaattcCAGATTAGTCTCGGTGGTTTAAAACACTAACTAGGTCTAAAGAGGGAAGCACCTCACAGAAACCGTTACACGTCAGTGTGACTGTGCCTCCACAACAATGCTCTTTGAGTGTGAAACCGTGTCACGCAGAAGCTCGTCCAGTGCTGTGCCCAGCCCTGATCCTTAAGGTAcgagagcatgtgtgtgtgtgtgtgtgtgtgtgtgtgagatttcagCTCATGGTCGGCTCATGATCCACCTCACCGGTACCTTTCAGATATATGGAAAGTGTAACATTTGCACAATGAAGGTTGCCACCCCCTGTCGGAGAGAACGCTGGCCAAAGACACACCCCACCCAACACTCACCCTGAAGGAAAGCTCGAGGTTCTCTCCTCCCCACACTTCCATGCCTGTGTCATACGTGCCCAAGTACTCAAAGTACGCTTTGCTCACGGCAAACAGGCCCCCGGCCATGGTGGGAGAcctggtggtggggggggggagagtagGGACAGGAGAGCGGTCAGGACAGGCCTTTGGCACTGCAAACCTCcggcacacagacacatgcacaaaAGAGACAGGACACGACATCAACACAAATCTGAAACCATGTCATGCTTGGAAATTTTTTATGCACAAAAATAGTTCCtcaaaatttcattcattttcataagtGCAACCATGTCTTTTGTACAAACTACAAATAAAGCATCATgcactcataaataaataaaaatcaatgagaTAGTTAAaaagtgggggcgcggtggcgcagcgggttggaccaagtcctgctctccagcgggtcgagtcccgcttggggtgccttgcgacggactggcatcccgtcctgggtgtgtctccttcccctccggccttacgccctgtgttgcccggttaggctccggttccccacgaccccgtatgggacaagtggttcagaaaatgtgtgtgtgtgtgtgaggtagtTAAAAAGTGACATAGCTATGGATGTCTATTATCTCTACATCATATATACAGATGTTTTTGTCAAGCCGACCAGCTGGGTAGTTAaaatgacacacagacagacagacagacactatATTGATCCGTGAGGTTACAGCACAAAATAGTAGTGAGAGAGGACTTTGTAACACCACTGGAATAAAGATAACGCGCAGCGCAAGTTTTATAGCCGTGTGTACGCTGAACCTTTCTAACACAAGGCTGGGAGCAGAGAGGAGCACTCAGACTCGTCCTTTCGCTGACCGGACCGGTCTCTCGAAGCACACCTGATGGGGTCAATACGCGACTTGCGTCTCCTGCGCTCCACTTCCGGTACAGAGTGCCATTGGAAGGTGAGTCTCCAGTCGAAGCCCCCAATCATCGGCTCATCCGTCTGCATGTAGAACTCAAAGGTGTTCCAGTCGATGGTGTCAATTACAGGGCACACAATGGTGCTCTCGTTCTCCCCAATCCTGGAAAGGGATGACACGTCACCGCCGCTCTCTGCTCTCAGAGGAGCTTGAATATCTAGTGACATGCTCAGTGCACAGTCAGCAAAAGAGGTGGTTTTGTTGCAAACCAAAGAAAGGCATCATTTGGGGAACGGTGGAGACCACCAGGGAGCCCCAGGGGACACCCACCTGTCCAGCAGCGGCTCGACCCAGCCAGGAATGCACTCGCAATGGCAATCCAGGAAGGTGAGGACGTCCCCGGTGGCGTAGGTGGCGCCGATGAGCCGCGCGCGGACCAGTCCCTCCCGCTTGTTGGTCCGAATCAGGCGCACGCGCTCCAAGCCGCTGATGTACTCGGCCAGCTGGGATTTGAGGTAGCCTGAAGCACGCGACATGCGCAAAGGTCACAAAGTTCAGCTCCACAGGAAAAGGCTACAGGGAGCGGTACAAAAGTAGACAACATAAAGCCTTGTACGCTGAAGAACTGAGCAGCGTGGGAAGCCGGCCACCTCGATCACTGAAGTCATCCACCAGTATGATCTCCTTCAGCAGGATGGCGGGCGTCGTCTCCAGCACACTGTGGATGGTCCTGAGCAGCGTGGACCAGGCCTCGTTGTAGAAGGCTATGATCACAGATGTTGTGGGCAGCCTTCGGTAATCAAACTTTTTTGCCTTGCATCTGCAACAACATGACATCATAGATGGTCAAAATCCCTGACAGTGGTTAAATGCACTCATCGTTTAAAACATGCCCACAGAGAGAAACGCACACCATCAGCCTTGTCCGAAGATGCCATAATGACACGGGAGCTCAGACTTTCCAGCGATAGAATCCCATGAGCTCAGACTTTCCAAAGAGCCATGATGACAGAATCAAATAAATTGCCAAACTTTTCCAGAGAGCTGCAGAGCAGGACAATCTATATTTGACACAACTGAGCCTGCTAAATGGTAAATAAAACCAGTTATTATTGTCTCCGAGATCAATTCACCCTGATCCCCTGCACACTTGACTTTCTcctcaaaaaaaagtttttttgtctttttgcctCTTCCAAGAAGCCAcgttaaacaaaattaaatcgGTAATATAAGTAAATGTCAGGTTAAAAATTCAATTACACCTATTTTATGCTTTTCTGGTATCTTACAACCCTTACAGCCATTTCTGCAGTGTGTCGTGATATTACaatcaagttttatgcagctactcgtgtgatgaacactggttcatatggtggaaagaaacaaactgcacttaagaatcacacgtctgcatccaagtgtctctttctgttaatgtaatgcacacattgtattttctacgagacgtacgtcgctttggagaaaagcgtctgttaaattaataaatgaaaacgtGTCTCCTGATAAACAAACAGTTGGATCTCTTTTCCTGCCTTGTCCTTAACACTACAGAATTTCAATTCAATCCGGGTTCCAATGACACCTTCCCCAAACCTGGAAAACATTAACCCTTTCATTTCTTCCACCTCCCCATTGTATAAAAGAACGACGACCCCATTCATTACGCCAATGACGCTGCAattgtatatacatttttgtacaaACGTATGAAACACTGAGCTCGACATCCCTAATAGAACATGTTGATATGTTTAAACGTATACGTGCAAAATATTGGAGCAAAATATTGATGCTCAACATCTGTAGCTGTAAGGCAGAggtaataattaaaatgcattaacatACCATGAATCGTCATTAAGCACAACAAAGTCAGAGGACAGACAAGACCAGGCGGCtgtgaaaagcaaagcaaaacaaaaatatttttctttgctctgaCAGATAATAACAGTCTGGAACCTCGGCGGCTGAGATTTACAGGCAGCGCAGCGCGGCAGAAGGAGAAGCTGAGTGTCGCGGTGGGCTAAGGCATGCCGGGACAGCTTTCAGGAGCCCTAGGGAGGGACGTGAGCACACCCCGTCGGAGTAGAGTGCCCCTCGAAGGCACAGAGCTCAGAGCATGCTGCCACACAAGCAGAACCAGGCCCTCGGCGCTACGAAGCCCACTGCCCCATATTCCCGTGGCTCCTCTGTATCCAGCAGCTCAGGAAATGCCGAACGTAATTGAGACTTTACAGCAAAGGGCTTCTTTGGGGGAGACGCAGTCTTTCCGGGGATGGAGCGGTGACGCGGCTCGGCGGCAGGGTTTACACATATCCCCCCCGCGGGCCTATTTCGTTTGTGCGCGTAGCAGTTCACGTCAATGCTGCAGAACTGCTTTGCCTCGCAAACTGAAACGTAATAACACTGTTTGAGGAAAATTAGTTTTAGACTTACAAAttcgattttttttctcagttgatGCAATGCCTCTATTGATTACGGGCTCAAACAGAAGTGATCGTAGTCATTACATGCGATACGGCAAAATAACAACGTTATGCagcaatgtatgtgtgtggtgtgggATAGAAGCAGCTCCCGAGCCCCTCTGGCACGTGAGGGAGGAGTGGGGGGGCCACACACACGTTGTTGCAACACTATTAACATCGGCAGGGCTCTACAGATGGCCAGCATGGACACGTATAAGGCCTTCAAGGAAGTGAGAGGTTCCGGAGTGGGGGGGTAGGGGGACGCTCACTCACTCTTGCATCCTGTTGTCCTGGATGTGGCGGTGCAGGGAGATCTTGTCGCTGACGTAGATATTGATGGCGTAGCGTTCTAtgctgtcctcctcctgcttcttgTCCTCGGTGCTCAGGGTCAGCCGCGTAGCCTTCCCCCACTCCCCTGGGGCACTGGGGTCAGGAGGCAGCTTGCTGTACACAGGCCGGACCAGCAGCTCCGGCCGCTCCTCCAGCGAGTCCGCCTTGCGCTCTATGAGGATGCGTCCCTCGCTGCCCTCGCCCAGGGCCCTGGAGGTGTTGCTGGGGGCCAGTAATGTGTAGGCCAGCCACACCACTGACAGCAACAGGCCTGCCCTGGCTAGGAGGCCCAGCCTCCGCGAGCAGCGCATTCGCATCGTCCTGGCAACGTGTTGCACCCACAAGACCGCAAGGGGGACAAAAGAGCACCCTCCACCTAAAGACaaaattattcacacatttcacaTGACTATTAAGACCACTTAGGTTCTTTGGGCTCTgcatttgaatccagctcagtctttgtacagtttgcgtgttctctgggtgctctggtttcctcccacagtccaaatacttCTTTTAGTTAACTGGTAACTTTAAATTGCCTGGAGTGTGTGGATGTCTGTATTTGTGTATACACgtcagtgagtgtgtgattgccttgtgatggactaatGCTTCAAAAATAGGCTCTGGAACAATCTGACCTTGTAAGAGTGATAACTGATTATTCACTAGGTTTTTGGCTTTTTAAATGCCACACAGTAACTGTGACGTTAAGTTCGACAGCGAATTAAGGATTTATTTCAAAAAGTCACAGCTAGTAGAGCAGTGGTTACAACGGCTGCCATCGGACCCACaaattgcaggttcaaatcttacctccagctgtagtacccttgagcaaagtacttaccctgaaattgctccaccAAAAAactaaccagctgtataaatgggtaaatgactgtaagtagcataacactGGAAGGagacattggagaaaagcatcagataaatgtaaaaacataatttttttttctcgaaaTCAAacttcacaattttttttcctcttacttGACCTTAGTCTTTATATTCTATAACGCAGTTTAGTACATTTTTAGTGTAATCCTACTACAAATTGCATATTACCTAAATGCAGCATTTTTGATTATAGCAGCTGTTAAAACTGGCCCTTTTACAGGACCATGTCATAAATTACCAGCTATGTTCAACATTTATAAACATGTGCGAGTGATATTTGCGCAAGCACATCGTCACTATGGCCCAGTTTTTAGTGTGCAGCACGTGGTACCCTGCAGACACAAACACGGTGTTACCATAAATCAACTACAGTACGAGTACTGGGAACATTCATGCAACATTCATGATTTTATCAAGACTTTACACATAAACACTCAGCCCTGATACAAGAACGAAAAACTGCTACAACgccttatgaaaatatataccctttCTTCATGCCAAAGGCTTCAtattaattaaaactgattttttagCTGTAACACAGTCATTGTACTTCCACAACACGTATTTTCTTCTGTACAACGGCTCACATCAGACGTCATGGGACAGACACGCATACTTGGTGTCGCAAACCCAGAAGTCTGCAATCCCTCGGTACTGTCAATCTGGCTCTTTCCTTCAGTTTACTAACTTAGTCATAAATCTTCAATAATATAACCAACTAGATACTTGTAGCTTCCTATTACATTCAGAGTGTCAACCCATCACAGCCATAGACTAAATGCTTAGTAATATCACAAATGAAATAGcatattcaaaattattaattcacatacttgacacttttctccaaaatgacttccaatgaactctatgtagtgttccagcccacacaccttatctaccaaggtgacttacactgctagatacactacttacactgggtcactcatccatacatcagtgcaacacactctctctgtcactcacacactgtgggtgaaccggaacagcatgtctttggagtgtgggaggaaaccagagcacctagaggaaacccatacagacacatggagaacacacaaactccacatagactgagagagggtcgaacccatgtcttatcacaccacccaggcactgtgagacagcagtgctacttgctgcgccaccatgccacacaATTAAATCCTATAATAcagttgatgttttttttaaattgaagcCTTTCAGCAAAATAGTGTTCATTATATGGAAAATAGATAGAAATTAGAACAAAGGTATCAATAACAATTTTATATTATGAATAAATTCCATCTGttgcattaaataaaaactgttaaGAAAGTAAAAATTCAGTCTGCAGAAGGACTTTACAGACACCCTGAATAACATTAGGGTAACTTCCTAGAAATAATGTTTCTTACAAGTATTTGTAAAACATGCTGATGttgtcattgtcatgcataaaaacaaCTGTTACTTTGGTTTTAAAATTAACTTCAGGTGAAATATATTTTGTCTGGCAACCCATTATATTTTTCCCATGAggaataatggtaatttgaacACCAACATCAGGAATTTGCTTAACAATCTGAtttcacaaaatgaattaaCCATGCTTTGAGACGAATGTGTGAACACCTTTAATTGCATGAATTGTTACCATTCCTTGCAACCTGTTTGCGGAATGGATTTTGATGTAAAATACAGACATTTGCTACACACAAATTTATTGCAGGCTCACAGTGGTCTAGAGACTAGCAATGACAGTACATCTGCATAGACTAATGTCTGCAGTGGGTGCAGGTAAAACCTAGAGAGCAATAAGCCAGGCCATCAGCACTGTGCAATAAAGAAAAGACAAAGCTATCTTCTGCATAAACGTCTGGGCTCCTACCCAGAACCAAGAAGAAAGATTTGACCTGTGCAGTGCTAGTGACATGTCACCTAATTAGTGGCCCGCAGTGAAAAGGATTTGGAGAAGAAGCAGGCAGCCTGACAGATAGCGCAATCTATTGAAGTCTGACCGCAGAGCAGACGGATGACATCTATCTTGTTGTCAAGATGTGAGGGAGCTTCATTAGGCAGCAGGAGACTTTGCTCTGCAACCATCTGGGGCTCTGTTACAGGCACTGGTCTGCTGCTTCATTGTTTTTATATCCTACTTACACATGCAACTGAGACGTATCTGTTGTTCCAGGTgtcaaaaactgacaaaaattaCAGAAACCATATAAAGCCCAACCACTGCTTGGGTGAATGCTTTAAAAATAGACTTTGTAGATGAACAATAGACACATACAAACAGAGCAGAGTAACTATAATGTCTAAAATTTTTCACCATCTAAGGTAAAATGCTTAGATCCAGCCAAGCGATATCTTTTACACACATCTGATCTGTGgaagtgaaaacaaaactaaTCTTTGTTACACGGGGCCACCCGATGCTTTCCACATTCCCCTTTGATATCTGAACCTGTCTAGTCTGTTGGGACACTTTTTTTTGAGTCATTCCTTTCAATCATACCTTTGGCAAGAAAGCTTCAGTCATGGGAAGAATGGTAAGGCGCCACCATTCGACGTTACTGAATGTACAGTGCCTTACGATTAAGAAAATCTGACTCATCTCAATTTACCTTTAAAGTTTAAAGGGCATTTTACTTTGATTATATGCTGTCATATGCACCTGCACACATATGCTAcccagggggcacggtggcacagcggcacagcgggcttaGCTGGagcctgctctgcggtgggtctggggtttgagtcctgtttggggtgccctgcagtggcctggcatcccgccctgggtgtcccccgcaccctgcgttgctgggctccggttcactatgacccccgctcaggacaagcagctgtagactCTGCGTACACATACtccacacaaatatacatataagaAACTCTAAAAACAAGAATAGTGTGTATACagtaagaaatgcaaaaaactcTAAATACTTTATAAATCGTATGACTATGAGATTATGCCAAGCCAAGGTTACACAAGGCGTACGCAACGAGAAATTGGAGCAATAACTGACTGATACGCCCCACGGTACTGAGAAATTGGTGAATACGAAACGCACGGAAACTCCGCTCCCGCACAAAACGCGTCGCCTCAGTGGGCGGAGCTTAGCTGACGGCGGGAGGCGCAACAAGGCTTAGAACTGACCAATCGCCTTCGACCGCGCACTTGAGGCGCTCGACTCTGCCACCTATTGGCCAGAGCGCTAAGCGCACCTCCGTGTAATCTTTAGTAGTTGGTAATGAGccggaaaggaaaaacaaaaccgtCAGCAACCTCAGCCTCGTTTACAGTCAGTATACCTCTTTCGGTGAAGAAAAAGCACCGTTACTCTTGAAATCGTTATTTATATTACTTTACTATCTTAGTGTACGGAATGTATTGCTAGCTTCCCTCAGCAGTGTCTGGCTGAGTGTTAAAACTTGTACAGCTTAGCTGCACAGCGCCGCTAGTCTCAGACATGAGCGCAAATTGAAGTTCAAGTTGTTGCAGAAGAAGTGAGCGGTCCACAAAAACAACGCTTCTTGAGGTTGACAAAAACGCGGTGTTCGCCGAAAGACTCGTACCTGGACTCTACATCGCGGAGCCGATGGACGGCGGGGCTGCAGCAGCGAGCGCTCGGGTCGGGTCGGGATTCACACTGACAGGGAGCTGCGCGAGCTCAAGGCGCGCGAGCCGACTGCCGCTGCTGTCCCCGCGAccacatcctcctcctcctcctcctcctccctctaccaccaccaccgccgcctcctcctccttcttctaaGTTCGCCCTCGTCGCGGAGAACTGCCGTTTCTCGTTTCTCAGCTCTGCACTCACTCGACGAGTCAGAGCGAAGTGAGGGAGAACCGGCCGCTCCGAGCACTaactaaccgtaaccctaaccctaaccaaaccctcctccctccctgtcAACTCCTGGAGGTGTTGCTCGGCTCGGGCTCCTGCGCTCCCCGCCGCCGGTCCGGCCCACCACTGCCACTCTCCCCCACTCCCCCGCTGCCCCAGGAAGTGTCCGAGTTTCAGCGGCATcgggcattgtgggaaacacTGCCACTGGGTCAGCACGTGCTGgagagtggggtcacagcactTCCAGGACAGTCACAGTGTGGGAGGCCGGCTTGAGGcccaggtccttgaggaaacggggCCCTCGGACCCAGAGCTTCGTTCCCCCGtatgccggtgttctaataaaacattcattatgaacgctgcctgaatgtccttcttcaccccatccaaacccagagccctGTGCGCCACaatatgcttttgtttcctggtaaaaaaaatatcggaatcagaacgagctttattgccaagcatgttcacacatacaaggaatttgtcttggtgacagaaacttccaaaTCGCAGACAGAATGCCAGTGACAAGacgcagatgagaagatagaatatgtgaataaaggataaaacatatatagaaaaatataaagtacccagtATACAAAAAGTAGTCACTAGAcgttgtatgtatgtacaggtacgttctatacaaatgcaagggaacgTGAGTAAAACATACGATGTggtaaatagatataaataacgttgtgtattgcactggtttactctctaggggggatttagctgttcatgaggtataCGATGTAGTATATATGACTTCATATATACCATGAAGTCATTGAAAAGTAATGCGTTTCCCTTGCCGACGTAACGTCTACCAACGTTTGATCTTCATTTTAAGTGTGTATCACATTTGTGTTATTTGTATTTGTCCATCATCGACAGAAGGAACATGTGCCTATATGGCAGCCGCCTTGTTTACATGTGAGACACAAGGCCGTGACAGGACGGCAAGAAGGCATTTCTGCGGGGCTCCAGCTCAGTCTCAATTATGAATGTATTTTcgatgttttaaaaaacaacataaatggataaacattaCCTTCATTGTTGCTGTTCCCATTAGAACTGCTGTTAATGCTAATCATCACACTGCAGACAAATTGGTACTGGGGCAAAGATGAGCACAGGCAGGTTTAGTCACGTCTGATACTTGTCTAATGGAGACTTTTCAGGCATTTGCTGTATGTGCTGAAATAAGAAGCAAATATGAAGTGAGCCACTTGTTTGCTGGAGTTCGCAGCGATGAATAACAAGTCCACATTAGTGGGTCCGCGGAAGATTTAAAGCAGCGGTGACTGCAGCCAAAAttttgcatactgtatatagaaatggattctgtttattttgctgGGGTTTTCAGCAAATACCTCCTCCATGTGCCAAATAtcactgtaaatatgaaatatcgCTGCATATGGTTTTGTGTATTTGAGTTTCTGTTcgaaagggggcgtggtggcgcagtgggttggactgggtcctcctctctggtgggtctggggttccagtcccgcttggggtgccttgcggcag
This genomic interval from Scleropages formosus chromosome 23, fSclFor1.1, whole genome shotgun sequence contains the following:
- the poc1bl gene encoding polypeptide N-acetylgalactosaminyltransferase 4 is translated as MRMRCSRRLGLLARAGLLLSVVWLAYTLLAPSNTSRALGEGSEGRILIERKADSLEERPELLVRPVYSKLPPDPSAPGEWGKATRLTLSTEDKKQEEDSIERYAINIYVSDKISLHRHIQDNRMQECKAKKFDYRRLPTTSVIIAFYNEAWSTLLRTIHSVLETTPAILLKEIILVDDFSDRGYLKSQLAEYISGLERVRLIRTNKREGLVRARLIGATYATGDVLTFLDCHCECIPGWVEPLLDRIGENESTIVCPVIDTIDWNTFEFYMQTDEPMIGGFDWRLTFQWHSVPEVERRRRKSRIDPIRSPTMAGGLFAVSKAYFEYLGTYDTGMEVWGGENLELSFRVWQCGGALEIHPCSHVGHVFPKKAPYARPNFLQNTVRAAEVWMDSYKKHFYNRNPPARKSSYGDISERIVLREKLKCKSFEWYLKNIYPELHVPEDRSGWHGAVRSSGIHSECLDYNAPEHNPTGAHLSLFGCHGQGGNQYFEYTSKKEIRFNSVTEICAEVPEGQHFIGMKYCPQDGAPVPPNMVWEFREDGSIYHPHSGSCVTSYRNAEGHPDVHMKPCTLGDKNQRWTFE